The Lacipirellula parvula genome window below encodes:
- a CDS encoding DUF1559 domain-containing protein, with protein sequence MIDLRSDARQRGMTLVELLVAIAIIGLLIGLLLPAVQMARESARKQTCGNNLKQIGLALQNYVAAKKVYPAGYVSKLRPNGDDAGPGWAWGVELLPYLEQQALYEQVDFKAPVESLAAERVRLRSLPVFICPSDHQFQAVIDVRMNAFFKAVCQMAAANYVASAGAVRPTCIVCRDNFDGVFGRNRQIKPEELLDGSSNTLALGERSAQWSNAVMWGVVAGSRLFDNQHPGEFAGGPGFVLGTTFKDGFNICDTDEEDRNASTSYAEGFGSQHPGGAYFAFCDGGTRFVFDSVDPAVMNALATRDTMSKEGKLDPVIHESPF encoded by the coding sequence ATGATTGATCTTCGTAGCGACGCTCGACAACGAGGCATGACGCTTGTCGAACTGCTGGTCGCGATCGCGATCATCGGCCTGCTAATCGGATTGTTGCTGCCCGCTGTGCAGATGGCCCGCGAGTCGGCCCGCAAACAAACCTGCGGCAACAATCTGAAGCAAATTGGCCTGGCGCTGCAGAACTACGTCGCCGCCAAGAAGGTCTACCCGGCCGGCTACGTCTCAAAGCTCCGCCCCAATGGCGACGACGCTGGCCCTGGTTGGGCGTGGGGCGTGGAACTGCTCCCGTACTTGGAACAGCAAGCTCTGTACGAGCAGGTCGACTTCAAGGCGCCGGTGGAATCTCTCGCTGCCGAGCGGGTGCGGTTGCGCTCGTTGCCGGTCTTCATCTGCCCTTCCGATCACCAGTTTCAGGCCGTGATCGACGTGCGGATGAACGCCTTCTTCAAGGCGGTCTGCCAAATGGCCGCGGCCAACTACGTCGCCAGCGCGGGGGCCGTGCGGCCGACCTGTATCGTGTGCCGCGACAACTTCGACGGCGTCTTCGGCCGCAATCGCCAGATTAAGCCCGAGGAGTTGCTCGATGGCTCATCGAACACGCTCGCGCTCGGCGAACGATCGGCACAATGGTCGAACGCCGTGATGTGGGGCGTCGTCGCCGGCTCGCGATTGTTCGACAATCAGCATCCGGGCGAGTTCGCCGGCGGACCTGGATTTGTGCTGGGAACGACGTTCAAAGACGGCTTCAACATCTGCGATACCGACGAGGAAGATCGCAACGCTTCGACCAGCTACGCCGAGGGCTTCGGCAGCCAACACCCGGGGGGCGCCTATTTCGCCTTCTGCGACGGCGGGACGCGATTCGTGTTCGACTCGGTCGACCCGGCGGTGATGAACGCGCTGGCGACGCGAGACACGATGTCGAAAGAGGGGAAACTCGACCCCGTCATTCACGAGAGCCCGTTTTGA
- a CDS encoding ATP-grasp domain-containing protein, whose product MKAILTFARGWNALAAARSLGRRGVQIIAGDEYRFAPASFSRYTVESFLYPNPDNDPEGFLAKLDEVIRRHYVAGEEYVLMPFHKETYLISANRARFEPLIKFAIPTIEQIMQVDDKGTLARLCQQRELPIPETIVADSLEEFRERAVGFNYPAFVKVRRSAAAVGVKRATNSAEAIHACEQFIHRYTLGSDAVPLLQASVPGEDYCATFLFNHGELATTMTYHNIRTYPVRSGTGVLRETVSEPAMEQTGAALLASLKWHGVAEIDFRWDGQSTTPQLIEVNPRFWGGLTQSVASGWDYPWLLYRLALDGKVPPIVPGDPTIKTETPVVSMLSTLTEIIQDDRQMGTLRASFEQARSEFGDGQRMKAIKDFIGRLEEGADIRGRVELARKLFRDHGHTVSDIWAWNDPLPALGLLYPLAVFLKHGKVSTELLVS is encoded by the coding sequence ATGAAAGCTATTCTCACGTTCGCCCGCGGTTGGAACGCCCTCGCCGCAGCCCGCAGCCTCGGTCGCCGCGGCGTTCAGATCATCGCTGGCGATGAATATCGCTTCGCCCCGGCCAGCTTTTCGCGGTACACGGTCGAGAGCTTTCTTTATCCGAATCCAGACAACGATCCCGAGGGGTTTCTCGCGAAGCTCGACGAGGTGATTCGCCGGCACTACGTCGCGGGCGAAGAATACGTGCTGATGCCGTTTCACAAAGAAACGTATCTCATCTCCGCGAATCGCGCTCGCTTCGAACCGCTCATCAAATTCGCGATTCCGACGATCGAGCAGATCATGCAGGTCGACGACAAGGGGACGCTCGCGCGGCTCTGCCAACAGCGAGAGCTTCCAATTCCGGAAACAATTGTCGCCGATTCGCTCGAGGAGTTCCGCGAGCGGGCCGTCGGATTTAACTATCCGGCGTTCGTGAAAGTCCGGCGTTCCGCCGCAGCCGTGGGGGTGAAACGGGCGACGAATTCGGCCGAAGCAATTCATGCGTGCGAGCAATTTATTCATCGTTACACGCTAGGTAGCGACGCCGTTCCGCTGCTGCAGGCCTCGGTCCCCGGTGAAGATTATTGCGCGACGTTCCTGTTCAATCACGGCGAACTCGCGACGACGATGACCTACCACAACATTCGCACTTACCCGGTGCGGAGCGGCACCGGCGTGCTGCGCGAGACGGTGAGCGAGCCGGCGATGGAGCAGACGGGCGCCGCGCTGCTCGCCAGTTTGAAATGGCACGGCGTCGCCGAGATCGATTTCCGTTGGGATGGGCAATCGACGACGCCGCAGCTTATCGAAGTGAATCCCCGCTTCTGGGGCGGGCTGACGCAATCGGTCGCGTCGGGCTGGGATTACCCGTGGCTGCTTTATCGGCTGGCCCTCGATGGCAAGGTCCCGCCGATCGTGCCGGGCGATCCGACGATCAAGACCGAGACGCCGGTCGTTTCGATGCTCTCGACGCTGACTGAGATCATCCAGGACGATCGCCAGATGGGGACGCTGCGAGCGTCGTTCGAGCAGGCGCGGAGCGAGTTCGGGGATGGCCAGCGGATGAAGGCGATCAAGGATTTCATTGGTCGGCTGGAAGAGGGAGCCGACATTCGCGGGCGCGTTGAACTGGCCCGCAAGCTATTCCGCGATCATGGCCACACGGTGTCCGACATTTGGGCGTGGAACGATCCGCTGCCTGCGTTGGGATTGCTGTACCCGCTGGCGGTGTTCTTGAAGCATGGAAAGGTGTCGACGGAGTTGTTGGTTTCTTAG
- a CDS encoding Y-family DNA polymerase, whose amino-acid sequence MMNWLFTDMDAYFASVEQHLRPELRGRPVGVIPVETDSTCIIAASYDAKRHGVKTGTGVRDARRMCPGIKLVKAQPSVYVEKHHELLRSVDQIAQVEKVYSIDEWSVQLRGPQRESTSARQLAEEVKRKILKDFGPWLSCSIGVAPTRLLAKIASGLGKPNGLTVLSTDDLPARLEHLKLTDLCGISSGMLARLQSHGVHTVRQLWETDQREATRIWGSVSGGQWWAGFHGIDLPEVATRRSSMSHGNVLAPEFRTEEGAQLILSRLICKLGQRLRRHGYVAQTLRVSLRDERGGRYGDEIGVPLVNDTATLLHQFFKLWERRRPNGQAIKKVDLVVGGLKLATEVSRPLIEEFDKLARASKAVDAINLRWGASKVYFAPMHNCRQAMENKIAFGRIPDASD is encoded by the coding sequence ATGATGAACTGGCTGTTCACCGACATGGACGCCTACTTTGCCTCGGTCGAGCAGCATCTGCGGCCCGAGCTGCGCGGCCGGCCGGTGGGGGTGATTCCGGTCGAAACGGACAGCACCTGCATCATCGCCGCCAGTTACGACGCCAAACGGCATGGGGTGAAAACGGGAACCGGCGTCCGCGACGCGCGGCGGATGTGCCCCGGCATCAAGCTCGTGAAAGCGCAGCCGAGCGTCTACGTCGAGAAACATCACGAGCTGCTGCGCAGCGTCGATCAAATCGCGCAAGTCGAGAAGGTCTACTCTATTGACGAGTGGTCAGTCCAATTACGCGGCCCGCAACGCGAATCGACGTCGGCGCGGCAGTTGGCCGAAGAGGTGAAGCGCAAGATACTAAAAGACTTCGGGCCCTGGCTGAGTTGCTCGATCGGCGTCGCGCCGACGCGGTTACTCGCCAAGATTGCCAGCGGTCTCGGTAAGCCCAACGGGCTGACGGTCCTCTCGACCGACGACCTGCCGGCGCGTTTGGAACATCTTAAGCTGACCGACCTGTGCGGCATCAGCAGCGGCATGCTCGCCCGCTTGCAATCGCATGGCGTCCACACGGTCCGCCAACTGTGGGAGACCGACCAGCGCGAAGCGACCCGGATTTGGGGTTCCGTTTCCGGCGGCCAATGGTGGGCCGGCTTTCATGGAATCGACCTGCCGGAGGTCGCGACGCGGCGAAGTTCGATGAGCCACGGCAACGTCCTGGCGCCCGAGTTCCGTACCGAAGAGGGGGCGCAGCTCATTCTCTCGCGGCTCATTTGCAAACTCGGCCAGCGACTTCGCCGGCATGGCTACGTCGCTCAAACGTTGCGAGTTTCCCTCCGCGACGAGCGGGGCGGGCGGTACGGCGACGAGATCGGCGTCCCGCTGGTGAACGACACGGCGACGCTACTCCACCAATTTTTCAAGCTCTGGGAACGCCGCCGCCCAAACGGCCAAGCAATCAAAAAAGTCGACCTCGTCGTCGGCGGACTGAAGCTGGCTACCGAGGTGTCGCGGCCGCTGATCGAGGAGTTCGACAAACTCGCACGAGCGTCAAAGGCGGTCGACGCGATCAACCTGCGGTGGGGAGCGTCGAAGGTCTATTTCGCCCCGATGCACAACTGCCGGCAGGCGATGGAGAACAAGATTGCGTTTGGACGGATACCGGATGCGAGCGATTGA
- a CDS encoding helix-turn-helix domain-containing protein, translating to MDVLTDFLTAAGASVEVDRRIACDADWQTELAGGETIDFFAISAGAFELRSDVASLELGEGQLAFAAAPGRTTIANLGGDGASLIAGRIHLQPSMANIADWGQAPWLAIELDSTNTALVARLIAEATDASPGWRSTARAIAHGLFVSALRTHGAAPGEDPGLMRGLADPEIGEALRLMHLHPNHPWTVAELAERLAVSRSGFAARFKKIAGRPPLAYLTWWRLHRAAAQLRGNDGATLVQVARAAGYDSDASFGKAFRREFGMTPGQMRRDGGRLKSSPLQLELKKRTPFEVPEQEAVLNLMKSSEKIRCEVELLFAAHGLTIPAYNLLRILRGAGEALPLAEIEARMVIAHPSPPDLVAELCAAGFVEQKADGALAVTTAGKEVLANLDDAVLDLHRRQLAHFSAMEIADLNRLLAKLRRTDL from the coding sequence GTGGATGTTCTGACCGACTTTTTGACCGCCGCCGGCGCCTCGGTGGAAGTGGACCGCCGCATCGCCTGCGACGCCGATTGGCAAACGGAACTGGCTGGCGGCGAGACGATTGATTTTTTCGCCATTAGCGCAGGAGCTTTCGAACTCCGCTCCGACGTCGCATCGTTGGAACTAGGCGAGGGGCAACTGGCGTTTGCGGCGGCGCCTGGCCGCACAACGATTGCCAACCTCGGCGGGGACGGCGCCTCGTTGATCGCAGGGCGAATCCATTTGCAGCCGAGCATGGCGAACATCGCCGACTGGGGCCAAGCGCCCTGGCTCGCCATCGAACTCGATTCGACGAATACCGCCCTTGTCGCCCGTTTGATTGCCGAGGCGACCGACGCCTCCCCTGGCTGGCGTTCCACCGCACGAGCGATCGCGCATGGACTGTTCGTGTCGGCGCTCCGCACGCACGGGGCCGCGCCCGGCGAAGATCCCGGACTCATGCGCGGACTCGCGGATCCGGAAATCGGCGAGGCGCTCCGACTGATGCATCTTCACCCGAACCATCCGTGGACGGTCGCGGAGTTAGCGGAACGGCTCGCCGTATCGCGATCAGGTTTTGCCGCGAGGTTCAAGAAGATTGCCGGCCGGCCGCCGCTCGCCTACCTCACCTGGTGGCGGCTCCACCGTGCCGCCGCGCAGTTACGCGGTAATGACGGCGCTACGTTGGTTCAAGTCGCGCGAGCCGCGGGGTACGATTCGGACGCCTCGTTCGGCAAAGCGTTCCGCCGCGAGTTCGGCATGACGCCCGGCCAAATGCGCCGCGACGGCGGACGTTTGAAATCGTCGCCGCTGCAACTCGAACTGAAGAAGCGGACGCCGTTCGAAGTGCCGGAACAGGAAGCCGTGTTGAACCTCATGAAGAGCAGCGAAAAAATTCGCTGCGAGGTCGAATTGCTGTTCGCCGCGCACGGGCTGACGATTCCGGCGTACAACCTATTGCGAATCTTGCGGGGGGCGGGCGAAGCGCTGCCGCTGGCGGAGATCGAAGCCCGGATGGTGATCGCCCACCCGTCGCCGCCCGATCTCGTCGCCGAACTTTGCGCGGCGGGATTCGTGGAGCAGAAAGCGGACGGAGCCCTCGCGGTGACGACGGCCGGCAAGGAAGTGCTCGCCAATCTTGATGACGCGGTTCTCGATCTGCACCGGCGGCAGCTCGCGCATTTTTCGGCGATGGAAATTGCCGACCTCAATCGGCTCCTCGCGAAGCTGCGGCGCACTGATCTGTAG
- a CDS encoding LysR family transcriptional regulator, whose amino-acid sequence MELHQLRYFVAVADQGSFTKAAAKCDVAQPSLSQQVIKLEKELKHPLFERLGRTIRLTDAGRALYDHAVAVLARVDEIRDRVTAATDPKRGTVTIGAIPTIAPYLMPSLLKSFGKKFPQATLALHENLTDPTTRACLAGEIDVGIIASPSASDLLHSEPLFSESLLLALPPSHALVKKRKVSLDELEREPFVLMSELHCLGDQIVGFCRQRGYSPVVRCQGVQLLTIQELVAQGHGVSLIPAMAHEMDRGRRCEYRELAEPTPTRTIHAIWHKDRYQSPLVKEFIRALRDHAARQGN is encoded by the coding sequence ATGGAACTCCACCAACTTCGCTACTTCGTTGCCGTCGCCGATCAGGGGAGTTTCACGAAGGCGGCCGCCAAGTGCGACGTCGCCCAGCCGTCGCTCAGCCAGCAGGTGATCAAGCTCGAGAAGGAGCTCAAGCATCCGCTGTTCGAACGACTTGGCCGCACGATTCGCCTCACCGATGCGGGGCGGGCTCTCTACGATCACGCCGTCGCCGTGCTCGCGCGCGTCGACGAGATTCGCGACCGCGTCACGGCCGCCACCGACCCGAAGCGCGGCACGGTGACCATCGGCGCGATCCCCACGATCGCCCCCTACCTGATGCCGTCGCTGCTCAAGTCATTCGGCAAGAAGTTCCCGCAAGCGACGCTCGCGCTGCACGAGAACCTTACCGACCCGACGACCCGCGCGTGCCTGGCGGGCGAGATCGACGTCGGCATCATCGCGTCGCCGTCGGCGAGCGATCTGCTCCATAGCGAGCCGCTGTTCAGCGAGAGCTTGCTGCTCGCGCTGCCGCCCAGCCATGCGCTCGTCAAGAAGCGAAAGGTATCGCTCGACGAATTGGAGCGCGAGCCGTTCGTGTTGATGAGCGAGCTCCACTGCTTAGGGGATCAGATTGTTGGATTTTGCCGCCAGCGAGGCTACTCGCCGGTGGTCCGCTGCCAAGGCGTCCAGTTGTTGACGATTCAAGAACTCGTCGCGCAAGGGCACGGCGTCTCGCTGATCCCTGCGATGGCACACGAAATGGACCGCGGCCGCCGCTGCGAATACCGCGAACTGGCCGAACCGACGCCGACGCGCACGATTCATGCCATTTGGCACAAAGATCGATACCAATCGCCGTTGGTGAAAGAGTTTATTCGAGCGCTCCGCGACCACGCCGCCCGACAAGGAAACTAA
- the lhgO gene encoding L-2-hydroxyglutarate oxidase encodes MPTSDLIVIGGGIVGLATAYKYQQQFPGRSVLLLEKESELAAHQTGRNSGVLHSGIYYKPGSLKAKNCREGKLAMEAFCQAEGVPYDICGKVIVALSDEELPRLDNIYERGQANGVKCEIISRERLLELEPHVAGIRAIHVPETGIVDYPMVCKKLAERIVAGGGEIKLGTAALGFKSDGATTIVETIAGGFAARQVVNCAGLYSDRVAALTGEEPPAKIIPFRGEYFELKHDAEHLVKNLIYPVPDPAFPFLGVHFTRMINGGVECGPNAVLAFAREGYFKSTINIPELAESLTYPGFLRLAAKYWKMGADEMWRSVSKRAFVRALARLVPEIKAEHLVAAPAGVRAQALMRDGSLVDDFLIESHGNVVNVLNAPSPAATSALTIGDSIVERLAAARS; translated from the coding sequence ATGCCCACCTCAGATCTCATTGTCATCGGCGGAGGCATCGTCGGCCTCGCCACCGCGTACAAGTACCAGCAGCAATTCCCCGGCCGTAGCGTGCTGCTGCTCGAGAAGGAAAGCGAGCTCGCCGCCCATCAAACAGGCCGCAACTCGGGCGTGCTCCACTCGGGCATTTACTACAAACCGGGGTCGCTTAAGGCGAAGAATTGCCGCGAGGGGAAGCTCGCAATGGAGGCGTTCTGCCAGGCCGAGGGCGTGCCTTACGACATCTGTGGCAAGGTAATCGTCGCTCTCTCAGACGAGGAACTACCGCGGCTCGATAACATCTACGAGCGGGGCCAAGCGAACGGCGTGAAGTGCGAGATCATCAGCCGCGAGCGGTTGCTCGAACTCGAACCGCATGTGGCCGGTATCCGCGCGATCCACGTCCCGGAAACGGGCATCGTCGACTATCCGATGGTCTGCAAAAAGCTGGCGGAGCGAATCGTCGCCGGCGGCGGCGAGATCAAGCTCGGCACGGCTGCCCTCGGGTTCAAGAGCGACGGCGCGACCACGATCGTCGAAACGATCGCCGGCGGGTTCGCCGCGCGACAGGTCGTCAATTGTGCGGGGCTCTACAGCGATCGCGTCGCCGCGCTCACCGGAGAAGAGCCGCCGGCCAAAATTATTCCGTTTCGTGGCGAGTATTTCGAACTCAAGCACGACGCCGAGCACTTAGTAAAAAACCTCATCTACCCGGTTCCCGATCCGGCGTTCCCGTTCTTGGGAGTCCACTTCACGCGGATGATCAACGGCGGCGTCGAGTGCGGGCCGAACGCCGTGCTGGCGTTCGCGCGGGAAGGGTATTTCAAATCGACGATCAACATTCCTGAACTCGCCGAATCGTTGACCTATCCCGGGTTCCTCCGGCTGGCCGCCAAGTATTGGAAAATGGGCGCCGATGAGATGTGGCGGAGCGTCAGCAAGCGAGCCTTCGTTCGCGCGCTCGCGCGGTTGGTGCCGGAGATCAAGGCGGAGCACCTGGTGGCCGCCCCAGCCGGCGTGCGGGCCCAGGCCTTGATGCGCGACGGCTCGCTGGTGGACGACTTCTTGATCGAATCGCACGGCAACGTGGTCAACGTCCTCAACGCCCCCTCGCCTGCGGCGACCTCGGCATTGACAATCGGCGACTCGATTGTCGAACGACTGGCAGCAGCCCGCAGCTAG
- a CDS encoding epimerase, which yields MPPTDARKKIFIAGGSGFLGISLATHLAAIGCDVVIASRNPPKPEGPWRHAPWDARTIGDWQRELDGAVGLVNLAGRRVDCSKTPDHCDEILRSRIEATLVLGRALRNVERPPPVWEQMSTAHIYGDPPIATCDEDSPTGFGLAPTVGHAWEAAFRESLLPEQRGVVLRTSFVLGRDRGAGGGALTTLARLARCGLGGRVGSGTQGMSWIHETDLNRLIERGLFDEAMRGTYISSSPQPVPQHDFARELRRAVGMPIGLLTPAWLVRFGARYVLQRDPELALYGRYVTSSRLASEGFQFEFPRLRSALADLLK from the coding sequence ATGCCGCCTACCGACGCCCGCAAAAAGATCTTCATCGCCGGCGGCAGCGGATTCTTGGGAATCTCGCTCGCCACTCATCTCGCCGCAATCGGTTGCGACGTCGTGATCGCCTCGCGAAACCCGCCCAAGCCAGAAGGGCCGTGGCGGCATGCACCATGGGACGCCCGCACGATCGGCGACTGGCAACGCGAACTCGACGGCGCCGTCGGCCTGGTGAATCTCGCCGGCCGCAGAGTCGATTGCAGCAAAACGCCCGACCATTGCGACGAAATCTTGCGTTCGCGAATCGAGGCGACGCTGGTGCTCGGCCGCGCCCTCCGCAACGTCGAGCGCCCGCCGCCCGTGTGGGAGCAGATGAGCACCGCCCACATCTACGGCGATCCGCCAATCGCGACTTGCGACGAAGACTCGCCCACCGGCTTCGGCCTCGCGCCGACCGTTGGGCACGCATGGGAAGCAGCCTTTCGCGAAAGCCTTCTCCCGGAACAACGCGGCGTGGTCTTACGCACGAGTTTTGTGCTCGGCCGCGATCGGGGCGCCGGTGGCGGAGCCCTCACGACGCTTGCCCGACTCGCCCGCTGCGGCCTCGGCGGCCGCGTCGGCTCGGGAACGCAGGGGATGAGTTGGATCCACGAGACCGATCTGAATCGGCTCATCGAGCGTGGGTTGTTCGACGAGGCAATGCGGGGCACATACATCTCGTCATCGCCGCAGCCTGTCCCGCAGCACGATTTCGCCCGCGAGTTGCGCCGCGCCGTCGGCATGCCGATCGGCTTGCTAACACCCGCATGGTTGGTGCGGTTCGGCGCTCGCTATGTGCTACAGCGCGATCCTGAGTTGGCCCTCTACGGTCGCTACGTCACCTCGTCGCGCCTGGCCTCCGAAGGATTTCAATTCGAATTCCCTCGACTGAGATCCGCGCTCGCCGACCTGCTTAAGTAG
- a CDS encoding PEP-CTERM sorting domain-containing protein, whose translation MRWNMFALAAALVAAAALPLHAHGPQIQLTAEAGKIVTRQVLIDNYVPVSPATSLYVLPVVNVSGQWLVQPPGTAGSGPGIAAGVGFVDAASHPFKTGNYATSITAGLKKWNGASFVDAGAAQLQLYKTVSGNPLTATTTDVGPFASLGYSLSVADEEAHTGMGYRFLGDGVSATSTLDNGVYLLSLKVSAAGLTDSDPFYFVLPKGVTPTEAGAATYAFAQQQGIGAGAIQAMTAVPEPASLALAGCALIGLGVASRRRVTSEA comes from the coding sequence ATGCGTTGGAATATGTTTGCGCTCGCTGCTGCGCTGGTCGCGGCGGCGGCTTTGCCTCTACACGCCCACGGCCCGCAGATTCAACTGACGGCCGAGGCTGGCAAGATCGTCACCCGACAGGTGCTGATCGACAACTACGTCCCCGTTTCGCCGGCGACCTCGCTGTATGTGCTGCCGGTCGTCAATGTCTCTGGTCAATGGCTGGTGCAGCCTCCCGGCACCGCCGGCTCGGGCCCCGGCATCGCGGCGGGCGTCGGCTTCGTCGACGCCGCGTCGCATCCGTTCAAGACCGGTAACTATGCCACGAGCATTACTGCCGGCTTGAAGAAGTGGAACGGCGCGAGTTTCGTCGACGCCGGCGCCGCCCAATTGCAGTTGTATAAGACGGTGAGCGGCAATCCGCTTACAGCGACGACGACCGACGTCGGGCCCTTCGCGTCGCTGGGGTATAGCTTGAGCGTGGCCGATGAAGAGGCCCACACCGGCATGGGATATCGCTTTCTCGGCGACGGCGTTTCGGCGACAAGCACGTTGGACAACGGCGTCTACCTCCTCAGTCTGAAGGTTTCGGCCGCCGGGCTGACGGATTCCGACCCGTTCTATTTTGTGCTCCCGAAAGGCGTCACGCCCACTGAAGCTGGCGCGGCGACGTATGCCTTCGCCCAGCAGCAGGGGATTGGCGCCGGCGCTATCCAGGCAATGACCGCGGTCCCTGAGCCGGCTAGCCTGGCGCTTGCCGGGTGCGCCTTGATTGGCCTGGGCGTCGCCAGTCGCCGCCGCGTCACCAGCGAGGCGTAA
- a CDS encoding type II secretion system protein, which translates to MCRARKAMTLVELLVVIAIIGALVALLLPAVQSARAAARSAACKNQMRQIGLGVLRFCDDHDGEFPSNYHSTNQLSWVYTLAPYMESVDAIRVCPEDPIADERLAAKGSSYVANDLVINDQDPANLDDEKGFVRYLRQVPSTSKTMIAFEIADKYKATSGVEHAHASNWFTELTVSEKFVAEMIQSDIKLDRHAASSNYLYLDGHVDLIAAETIRQWADEGFNFAKPQ; encoded by the coding sequence ATGTGCCGAGCCCGAAAAGCGATGACGCTAGTCGAACTGCTAGTCGTCATCGCCATCATCGGCGCCCTGGTGGCATTGCTCTTGCCTGCGGTTCAGAGCGCGCGGGCTGCCGCGCGCTCTGCCGCCTGCAAGAATCAGATGCGACAAATCGGCCTCGGCGTGCTCCGCTTCTGCGACGACCACGACGGCGAATTTCCGAGCAATTACCACTCAACGAACCAACTGAGTTGGGTCTACACGCTCGCGCCTTACATGGAAAGCGTCGACGCGATACGGGTCTGCCCCGAGGACCCGATTGCCGACGAACGGCTGGCCGCCAAAGGTTCCAGCTACGTTGCGAACGATCTGGTGATCAACGACCAAGATCCCGCCAATCTCGACGACGAGAAGGGCTTCGTGCGCTACCTGCGACAAGTGCCAAGCACTTCGAAGACAATGATCGCGTTCGAGATCGCCGACAAGTACAAGGCGACCTCCGGCGTCGAGCATGCTCACGCTTCGAATTGGTTCACAGAACTGACGGTTAGCGAAAAGTTCGTCGCCGAGATGATTCAAAGCGATATCAAGCTCGATCGGCATGCCGCGTCTTCGAATTACCTTTACCTAGACGGCCACGTCGATCTGATCGCCGCGGAAACGATTCGGCAGTGGGCCGACGAAGGATTCAACTTCGCGAAGCCGCAGTAG
- a CDS encoding MTH1187 family thiamine-binding protein, whose product MVLLEMSIVPLGQGESVSRYVAQCVEIVDRSGLPYELHAMGTIVEGELAQVLDLMRECIETVAKSSNRVSCTAKIDYRQGVSGGIQAKVASVRAKLGQKPPAN is encoded by the coding sequence ATGGTTCTCCTGGAAATGAGCATCGTCCCGCTCGGGCAGGGCGAAAGCGTCAGCCGGTACGTCGCCCAGTGCGTCGAAATTGTCGATCGCTCAGGCCTGCCGTACGAGCTCCACGCGATGGGAACGATCGTCGAAGGCGAGTTAGCGCAAGTGCTCGACCTGATGCGAGAATGCATTGAGACGGTTGCCAAATCATCGAACCGCGTCAGCTGCACGGCGAAGATCGACTACCGCCAGGGCGTGTCGGGCGGCATCCAAGCCAAGGTGGCAAGCGTGCGTGCCAAGCTGGGGCAAAAGCCTCCTGCGAACTAA
- a CDS encoding flavin reductase family protein translates to MSDPLPILGRVPSGIFILTIGRDERATGMLASWVMQAGFEPPCVTVAVKRGRYVADWLAASEPFVLNVVGEKQHQFLKHFGKGFEPEQPAFEGIETFAAENGVPALGGVVGHLECLPQSHVESGDHVIFLARVTGGALATADLSPMVHIRKNGGNY, encoded by the coding sequence ATGAGCGATCCCCTTCCCATCCTTGGCCGCGTCCCAAGCGGCATCTTCATCCTCACCATTGGCCGCGACGAGCGTGCCACCGGGATGCTTGCCAGTTGGGTGATGCAGGCGGGGTTCGAACCGCCGTGCGTGACTGTCGCGGTAAAGCGCGGCCGTTACGTTGCCGATTGGTTGGCCGCGAGCGAGCCGTTTGTGCTCAACGTCGTCGGCGAGAAGCAGCACCAATTCCTGAAGCACTTCGGCAAAGGATTTGAACCGGAGCAACCCGCGTTTGAAGGCATCGAAACGTTCGCTGCGGAGAATGGCGTCCCGGCCCTTGGCGGCGTTGTGGGGCATTTGGAATGTCTGCCGCAATCGCACGTCGAGTCGGGCGATCACGTCATTTTCCTCGCCCGCGTCACCGGCGGCGCCCTCGCCACCGCCGACTTGTCGCCAATGGTTCACATCCGCAAAAACGGCGGGAACTACTAA